The proteins below come from a single Streptococcus porcinus genomic window:
- a CDS encoding metal-sulfur cluster assembly factor yields the protein MSENQKYSEEEITKIKDRILEALEMVIDPELGIDIVNLGLIYEIRFSDSGHTEIDMTLTTMGCPLADLLTDQIYDVLREVPEVTSSEVKLVWYPAWTVEKMSRYARIALGIR from the coding sequence ATGTCAGAAAACCAAAAATACAGTGAAGAGGAAATTACAAAAATTAAAGATCGCATCCTTGAGGCTTTAGAAATGGTAATTGACCCAGAATTAGGAATTGATATTGTTAACCTAGGTCTGATTTATGAGATTCGTTTTTCAGATTCTGGTCATACAGAAATTGATATGACTTTAACAACTATGGGCTGTCCTTTAGCAGATTTATTAACTGATCAAATTTATGATGTCTTGAGAGAGGTTCCAGAAGTCACTAGTTCGGAAGTGAAATTGGTTTGGTATCCAGCATGGACTGTAGAGAAAATGAGTCGCTATGCGAGAATTGCTTTGGGCATTCGTTAA